One Acaryochloris thomasi RCC1774 DNA segment encodes these proteins:
- a CDS encoding GEVED domain-containing protein: MKSLFKQTLQNSKSIVGLDHNRYNLVHDRPQTNSRGRLASTLSSLGLGAIILLASAIPAWGEGSQQLGRGDQGLNVFLFEYNAANGFIQGTNRGIQVNVENPGDVINVSLCGWSLTDTTAIRVFRPSGAPLDYNNQVAAGSPGFFDSAVTAWRLAGSNAQTASQATLCNNQDNPDSAVGNLTTPVRFIASEAGTYEINLFNTSQGNGGGSNNVFTYFDITVTSSASVNPDPNADNGQIWATSWAFNAGNTFFAPGGYDADLYIRTPGGRPNTEFIWQLDLNNFAPQRHEIVANSIGLNPPNSRTSALGSSGASFAREFPIYLAPPNSSSAVLPVLPEPASPNLTNLRFFDNNSQDNSISPNSTTNVQDSGFFQFDLDVAGTYRIIIDTNDNRSFDNGDRVLFGSATAGANAVEWDGRGINAAVLPSGTYPAQVSIGLGEYHFVAFDAETSGGGTNNGLAIWDANGSNPRTPVLNHWDDSPIAGTRNLVGALSNTPAGRHTWGNFSSGGIGNTNFIDTWVFGNIQDQETQTIIADTDDNDFGDAPDTYGTDTDITVGGIPASHLISANLHLGTVAPDLEADGQPTSNADGDDNNGTAPDDEEGVNFIGNSTSYSATVRVTNTTGEDAYLAGWIDFNQDGTFQASEGVVATVADNDTTATLTWTNLSGLAAGDTYYARLRINDAPLTTSDFNGGGSNGEVEDYQVSDPNVLLVKRITAINNTQLTDVEDGGTSTDADNHPFWPANYLVGQIDAGTVQPGDDVEYTVYFLNTGSSAAEGVRFCDRIQPEEALKLAAYGGPDPDVQVRLGTSATLDLSAANDAADRTQFVAGGTTLPATCNLQGANANGTLIFDITGAANTGLPNLTLFPGSTGQGQPNNAYGFFRYTTTINQ; the protein is encoded by the coding sequence ATGAAGTCATTATTTAAGCAGACCCTTCAGAATAGTAAAAGTATTGTCGGGTTAGATCATAATCGCTATAATCTTGTTCACGATCGGCCCCAGACCAATAGCAGAGGGCGACTTGCTTCTACACTTTCAAGTCTTGGTCTTGGAGCCATTATCTTATTAGCTTCAGCTATTCCTGCCTGGGGTGAAGGTTCTCAACAGCTCGGCAGAGGTGACCAAGGACTCAACGTTTTCCTGTTTGAATACAATGCTGCTAACGGCTTTATTCAAGGTACCAACAGAGGGATTCAAGTCAATGTAGAAAACCCTGGTGACGTTATCAACGTTTCTCTCTGCGGTTGGTCTTTAACAGACACTACTGCTATCCGAGTGTTTCGCCCTTCGGGTGCACCGCTTGACTACAACAACCAAGTGGCAGCCGGGTCACCTGGTTTCTTCGATAGTGCTGTCACTGCTTGGCGTTTAGCTGGGAGCAATGCACAAACTGCGTCCCAAGCCACGCTTTGCAACAACCAAGATAATCCTGATAGTGCAGTAGGCAATTTGACGACCCCCGTTCGTTTCATTGCGTCGGAAGCAGGCACCTATGAAATTAATTTGTTTAACACTAGCCAAGGGAACGGTGGTGGTAGCAACAACGTTTTTACCTACTTTGATATAACCGTTACCTCCTCTGCCTCCGTTAATCCCGATCCCAATGCAGATAATGGACAAATTTGGGCCACAAGTTGGGCATTCAATGCAGGCAACACCTTCTTCGCACCAGGGGGTTACGACGCTGACCTTTATATCAGAACCCCGGGGGGACGGCCTAACACAGAGTTTATTTGGCAGCTCGATCTCAATAACTTTGCCCCCCAGCGCCATGAGATCGTGGCCAATAGCATTGGCCTTAACCCACCCAATTCCCGTACCAGTGCATTAGGCAGTTCCGGTGCATCTTTTGCAAGAGAATTCCCGATCTACTTGGCTCCACCAAATTCAAGTTCAGCCGTACTGCCGGTCTTACCAGAGCCAGCATCACCGAATCTGACTAATCTGCGATTTTTTGATAATAACAGCCAAGATAATTCAATTTCTCCCAATTCAACAACCAACGTTCAAGATTCAGGTTTCTTCCAATTTGATCTAGACGTTGCGGGTACTTACAGAATCATCATTGACACCAACGATAATAGAAGCTTTGATAACGGCGATCGCGTTTTATTTGGGAGTGCCACTGCAGGAGCTAACGCTGTCGAGTGGGATGGGCGGGGCATCAATGCTGCTGTCTTGCCATCAGGAACCTACCCCGCACAAGTGAGTATTGGCCTGGGAGAGTATCACTTCGTTGCTTTTGATGCAGAGACAAGTGGAGGAGGGACCAATAACGGCCTAGCCATTTGGGACGCCAATGGTTCTAACCCCCGAACACCTGTGTTGAATCATTGGGACGACAGTCCAATCGCTGGTACTCGCAATCTGGTCGGTGCTTTGTCTAATACGCCTGCAGGCCGCCATACTTGGGGCAATTTCAGCAGTGGCGGAATTGGCAACACCAACTTCATCGACACTTGGGTCTTTGGCAACATTCAAGATCAAGAAACGCAGACGATCATTGCTGACACCGACGATAACGATTTTGGTGATGCCCCTGATACCTATGGCACTGATACAGATATTACCGTTGGGGGTATTCCTGCCAGTCACCTCATTAGCGCAAACCTCCACCTAGGGACGGTTGCTCCTGATCTAGAGGCAGATGGTCAGCCTACCAGTAATGCCGATGGCGATGATAACAATGGCACAGCCCCTGATGACGAAGAGGGGGTTAATTTTATTGGCAATTCAACGAGCTATAGCGCAACGGTCAGGGTGACCAATACAACGGGCGAAGATGCCTATTTAGCCGGTTGGATCGATTTTAATCAGGATGGAACGTTTCAAGCGAGTGAAGGCGTCGTTGCCACAGTTGCAGATAACGACACGACAGCAACACTCACCTGGACAAACTTAAGCGGATTGGCCGCAGGCGATACCTATTATGCTCGCCTGCGCATCAACGACGCGCCGTTAACCACAAGCGACTTCAACGGTGGCGGCAGTAATGGCGAAGTCGAAGACTATCAGGTAAGCGACCCTAACGTTCTTTTGGTGAAGCGGATCACGGCCATCAATAACACCCAGCTCACCGATGTGGAAGATGGGGGAACATCCACCGACGCGGATAACCACCCCTTTTGGCCTGCGAATTATCTGGTCGGCCAGATTGATGCCGGTACGGTCCAGCCTGGAGATGATGTTGAATACACCGTCTACTTTTTGAATACCGGTAGTTCCGCGGCAGAGGGCGTACGATTTTGCGATCGCATCCAACCCGAAGAAGCGCTCAAGCTAGCCGCCTACGGTGGCCCAGACCCAGACGTACAGGTTCGTCTGGGCACCAGCGCCACTCTTGATCTAAGCGCCGCCAATGATGCAGCGGATCGCACCCAATTCGTTGCGGGAGGTACTACCCTCCCCGCCACCTGTAACCTCCAGGGAGCCAACGCCAACGGCACCCTCATCTTTGACATCACTGGGGCCGCCAATACCGGCCTGCCGAACCTAACGCTTTTTCCTGGCTCTACGGGGCAAGGACAGCCGAATAATGCCTACGGATTCTTTCGCTACACCACCACCATTAATCAATAG
- a CDS encoding AAA family ATPase, with translation MGFSEDFELLLRARYPLIYIPTQEEERAEVAIATSAKKQGNRAIYTWDFVDGYQGNPTDDGFARRNPLQALDLINKLPTSAPAIFILRDFHRFLDDVAVSRKLRNLARELKSQPKNIVLLSSELVIPTDLSEALNVLDFPLPNAAEIGKEVEQLLTATNSRLEGKALDDLVRSCQGLSMERIRRVLSRAIATHGQVSADDVDLILEEKRQTIRQTQILDFYPAKENISDIGGLDNLKDWLLRRGGAFSERARQYGLPHPRGLLLAGIQGTGKSLTAKAISHHWHLPLLRLDVGRLFAGLVGESESRTRQMIQLAEALAPCILWIDEIDKAFAGFEGRGDSGTTSRVFGTFITWLAEKQSPVFVVATANNIQSLPPEILRKGRFDEVFFVGLPTTEERQDIFSVHLSRLRPHNLSIYDLERLAYETPDFSGAEIEQCLIEAMHLGFSQNRDFTTDDILESASQIIPLARTAQEQVQFLQEWAASGKARLASKHSTLSLRIQRQLQQPD, from the coding sequence ATGGGCTTTAGTGAAGATTTTGAACTCCTGTTGCGGGCCAGATATCCGCTGATTTATATTCCGACCCAAGAAGAAGAGCGGGCGGAGGTTGCGATCGCAACCTCCGCCAAAAAACAGGGCAATCGCGCTATTTACACCTGGGATTTTGTCGATGGCTACCAGGGCAACCCCACCGATGACGGTTTTGCCCGACGCAATCCTTTACAAGCCCTCGATCTGATCAATAAGCTCCCGACTAGCGCCCCCGCCATTTTTATCCTGCGGGACTTCCATCGCTTTCTCGATGATGTTGCAGTGTCTCGCAAGCTGCGTAACCTCGCCCGAGAGCTGAAGTCCCAGCCGAAAAACATTGTGCTGCTTTCCAGTGAGCTAGTCATTCCCACCGATCTGAGTGAAGCGCTCAATGTCCTCGACTTCCCGTTGCCCAATGCGGCGGAAATCGGGAAAGAGGTCGAGCAGCTTTTAACGGCTACGAACAGCCGTCTTGAAGGTAAGGCGTTAGATGATCTCGTCAGATCCTGCCAAGGGCTTTCGATGGAGCGGATTCGGCGGGTTTTATCACGTGCGATCGCAACCCACGGCCAAGTCAGCGCCGACGATGTAGACCTGATCCTCGAAGAAAAGCGCCAGACCATTCGGCAAACCCAGATCCTAGACTTCTACCCCGCCAAAGAGAACATCTCTGACATTGGGGGACTCGACAACCTCAAAGACTGGCTACTGCGACGCGGCGGCGCTTTCTCAGAACGAGCCCGACAGTACGGCCTACCACACCCTCGGGGCCTCCTATTGGCAGGCATTCAAGGCACAGGGAAATCGTTGACCGCAAAGGCCATCTCCCACCACTGGCACTTGCCTCTTTTGCGGCTAGACGTGGGGCGTCTGTTTGCGGGCCTCGTCGGGGAATCCGAATCTCGGACCCGGCAAATGATTCAGCTTGCCGAAGCCCTAGCCCCCTGCATCCTTTGGATTGACGAAATTGACAAAGCCTTTGCCGGTTTTGAAGGTCGGGGGGATTCGGGTACCACAAGCCGCGTCTTCGGCACCTTTATTACCTGGCTTGCAGAGAAGCAGTCCCCCGTATTTGTGGTGGCAACCGCCAACAACATTCAGTCCCTCCCTCCCGAAATCCTGCGGAAGGGCCGCTTTGATGAAGTCTTTTTTGTAGGCTTGCCCACCACCGAAGAGCGTCAAGATATTTTTTCAGTGCATCTATCGCGGCTGCGCCCCCATAACTTATCAATCTACGATTTAGAGCGGCTGGCCTACGAAACCCCCGATTTTTCTGGGGCTGAAATTGAGCAGTGTTTAATCGAAGCCATGCATCTGGGCTTCAGTCAAAACCGGGACTTCACCACCGACGATATTCTCGAATCAGCCAGCCAAATTATCCCGCTGGCGCGCACGGCTCAGGAGCAGGTGCAGTTCCTGCAAGAATGGGCTGCATCAGGGAAAGCGCGGCTGGCGTCCAAGCATAGTACACTGAGTTTGCGTATTCAGCGTCAGCTCCAGCAGCCTGACTAG
- a CDS encoding SH3 domain-containing protein, translated as MNWSKLAQLILGVFLGLAFIAGGLTIAGYFYFSQFSKAPPKPTFPNDDKAAVTPKIAAYEATVSYQNGLFLRPAPSTDAKAITVLDYRQPLRVVDISSDKKWQKVELDIEKDDKTQSLVGWIGVDNIERVESGRSDE; from the coding sequence ATGAACTGGTCAAAACTCGCCCAACTGATTCTCGGTGTGTTCTTAGGGTTGGCATTCATTGCAGGGGGGTTGACAATCGCAGGCTACTTCTACTTTAGTCAGTTTTCAAAAGCGCCACCAAAGCCCACTTTTCCCAATGACGACAAGGCCGCCGTCACGCCCAAAATTGCCGCCTATGAGGCAACAGTCTCCTATCAAAACGGCCTGTTTTTGCGGCCTGCTCCCAGCACCGATGCCAAGGCCATAACTGTTTTAGACTATCGCCAGCCCCTCAGGGTTGTTGATATCTCAAGCGATAAAAAATGGCAGAAGGTAGAACTAGACATAGAGAAAGATGATAAAACGCAATCCTTGGTCGGCTGGATTGGCGTCGACAATATTGAGAGAGTAGAGTCAGGTCGTTCTGACGAGTAA
- a CDS encoding 5-(carboxyamino)imidazole ribonucleotide synthase, translating into MAAVYSSVADPATVQRVGVIGGGQLAWMMAKAAADLGIELSVQTPNKTDPAIANFSHPSGHPVFAAVDDAKATAELAQHCQVITFENEFVDLEALSQLATQGICFRPALTALQPLLDKYEQRTYLQKLGLPVPAFTTIGPSTDISTLDFPLVVKSRRHGYDGQGTFILHDAVQLQAFWNDFPTPPSPEAFMAEAFIPFERELAIVAARSITGEVALYPVIETYQHHQVCHWAMAPVALASETQQQIENAATTLLNDLEAVGIFGIELFLTPDGQILVNEIAPRTHNSGHLTLDACATSQFEQHLRAVSGLPLGDTSLTAPGAIMINLLGYEVAEYDYGQKREMMATFPNTFVHWYGKAKAHPGRKLGHVTALLDNPDRQQALTTAKRIANLWYRP; encoded by the coding sequence ATGGCTGCGGTGTATTCATCGGTTGCGGATCCAGCAACGGTTCAACGGGTTGGCGTCATCGGCGGTGGACAACTGGCCTGGATGATGGCAAAAGCCGCTGCGGACCTCGGCATTGAGCTATCGGTGCAGACACCGAACAAGACAGACCCTGCGATCGCAAACTTTTCCCATCCCTCCGGTCACCCCGTTTTTGCCGCGGTCGATGACGCGAAGGCCACAGCCGAGCTGGCCCAACACTGCCAGGTGATCACCTTTGAAAACGAATTTGTCGATCTAGAAGCCCTCAGCCAGCTTGCGACCCAAGGCATTTGCTTTCGGCCTGCCCTAACCGCGCTGCAGCCTTTGCTGGATAAATATGAACAGCGCACCTATCTGCAAAAATTGGGCCTCCCCGTCCCGGCCTTTACGACGATTGGGCCCAGCACTGATATCAGCACCCTCGACTTTCCGCTGGTGGTGAAGTCGCGTCGCCACGGTTACGACGGCCAGGGCACGTTTATTTTGCATGATGCCGTGCAGCTTCAGGCTTTCTGGAATGACTTTCCAACGCCCCCCAGTCCTGAAGCCTTCATGGCTGAAGCATTTATTCCCTTCGAGCGAGAGCTGGCGATTGTTGCGGCTCGCTCGATCACGGGCGAGGTAGCTCTTTATCCGGTGATCGAAACCTATCAGCATCATCAGGTCTGTCACTGGGCAATGGCTCCGGTGGCCCTGGCTTCCGAGACCCAACAGCAGATCGAAAATGCAGCCACCACACTCCTCAATGATCTAGAGGCGGTAGGGATCTTCGGGATTGAACTCTTCTTAACCCCCGACGGCCAGATTCTCGTCAATGAGATCGCCCCCCGTACCCATAATTCCGGGCATCTCACGCTTGATGCCTGCGCAACGTCACAGTTTGAGCAGCATTTGCGGGCCGTTAGCGGGCTGCCTTTAGGAGACACTAGCTTAACGGCACCAGGGGCGATCATGATCAATCTCTTGGGCTATGAAGTGGCTGAGTATGACTACGGCCAAAAACGAGAGATGATGGCGACCTTCCCCAATACTTTTGTTCACTGGTATGGTAAGGCTAAGGCCCATCCAGGCCGGAAGTTGGGCCACGTCACCGCTCTGTTAGACAACCCCGATCGACAGCAGGCGCTGACAACAGCCAAGCGGATTGCGAATCTCTGGTATCGTCCTTAA
- a CDS encoding GEVED domain-containing protein, producing MFERHTHPKRKQTQRLTLPLKLLLAVLFTGGNWLPALSVLAAPPAPGTVIRNQATGSFVNPVDSSTTNIESNEVVVRVAEVAGITVSSSTTPTEAPSNVSGAGSQQGNGVINPGDVVYFTYTITNIGNDPTQFFIPGAPSAVTNGALQGNIEIIGFDPDGAGSTAATDLSSSPVTIPTAGATTGALTIPGLTGGSLPASGVLTVRVPIKVSTSASMGDQVTIVLGDTTPTDQQNQPFVDGGNNRDLYTQDNSGTDNGDANGDPINGDATNHRQEASASQQATVNETIDFGDAPDTYGDASHEVTALYLGSVAPDGEADTQPGPGADGDDNNGTDDEDGVTSFPALDETTTAYSLTATINNGSSNPANVFAWIDFDRDGQFDEDERATVDSDTIALDGSGQVPSNTNGTVKLKWSSIGSNGLDIQDGASYVRVRVTQDDLDVNTNETTNQDDASVGAASDGEVEDYAVAIAAASTPVGPACIAQANTTFNSANFPLNQALQGSTIPLPTPLTFNNGSLSFNTELSGSAAFNAGIQVQNDPAPGFGPHLFVQSNNSNSFLNTNNQATYVFSFPTPVTDFAMVAGGLNNDDGTYIIATLRGVPVQITAANFSNLSTGMSFRDEDGDGQSDTVVSQNQDNDPGVITNTYNLSIPGPIDEIRVVTGKEDNNGGNVTLGFLSIEYCADPDYGDAPLTYDDTTGDGTLNSSDTPAQHTISSTLHLGATRPDAEAAPQSSAAANGDDAVNTPAVDDEDGITTFPVLEQTDTSYSLTTTVNNTNNVPANVYAWIDFDRDGEFDEDERAADATVAANSTNAPVNLSWSNIGSSGPDITAGASYVRVRVTTEDLDSSADTTNRDDASVGSALDGEVEDYGVTITAAAANDPNLLLVKRITRVNGQTTNGSTDLDVYVNAPDYPYDDNDLDNPAPNPIDTENWPNTPNSNTSGFLRGQTNGGETQPGDEVEYTIYFLSDGSQDAEDVQFCDRIPNSQTFVPDTFNAVTPAPGGGAGANRGILVEYDGDTFSFSNDNDGDTAQFFPPGAVLPDVCSNVPNQSEDNGAVVVNLGTIPHANSPGTPNDSFGLIRFRAVVK from the coding sequence ATGTTTGAGCGTCACACCCACCCTAAAAGAAAACAGACCCAACGATTGACGTTGCCCCTCAAACTTCTGTTGGCAGTCCTCTTTACCGGCGGCAACTGGCTACCCGCGCTCTCCGTGTTGGCCGCACCCCCTGCTCCTGGCACCGTGATTAGGAACCAAGCCACCGGCAGTTTCGTAAATCCCGTTGACAGTTCCACCACCAATATCGAATCCAATGAGGTTGTGGTCCGAGTCGCTGAGGTTGCGGGCATCACCGTCTCTAGCAGCACCACACCCACTGAAGCCCCCAGCAATGTATCAGGCGCGGGTTCTCAGCAGGGGAATGGAGTCATCAATCCCGGTGATGTCGTGTACTTTACCTACACCATCACCAATATCGGCAATGACCCTACCCAATTCTTTATTCCGGGCGCCCCCTCTGCCGTCACCAACGGGGCACTGCAGGGAAACATCGAAATTATTGGCTTTGACCCCGATGGCGCTGGCTCCACTGCAGCCACAGATTTGAGCAGCTCCCCCGTCACCATCCCTACAGCAGGAGCCACCACCGGAGCACTGACGATTCCTGGGTTAACCGGTGGGTCACTCCCTGCAAGTGGTGTTCTGACGGTGCGAGTGCCGATCAAAGTCAGCACGAGCGCCAGTATGGGCGATCAGGTCACCATTGTGTTAGGAGATACCACCCCCACCGATCAGCAGAACCAGCCCTTCGTTGATGGCGGCAACAATCGCGATCTTTACACACAGGATAATTCTGGTACCGACAACGGCGATGCCAATGGCGACCCCATCAACGGCGATGCCACAAACCATCGTCAAGAAGCAAGTGCCAGCCAACAGGCCACGGTGAACGAAACCATCGATTTTGGCGACGCCCCTGACACCTATGGCGATGCCAGCCACGAAGTCACAGCCCTCTATCTCGGCAGCGTTGCGCCTGACGGTGAAGCCGATACTCAGCCGGGGCCTGGGGCCGATGGCGATGATAATAACGGCACAGATGATGAAGATGGAGTGACCTCATTCCCAGCTCTCGATGAGACAACGACGGCCTATAGCCTGACGGCTACCATCAACAACGGCAGCAGCAATCCGGCCAATGTCTTTGCCTGGATCGACTTTGATCGCGATGGCCAGTTCGATGAAGATGAACGGGCGACGGTTGACAGTGACACAATTGCTCTCGACGGCAGTGGTCAGGTGCCCAGCAATACGAACGGCACAGTGAAGCTGAAATGGAGCAGTATTGGCAGCAACGGTCTCGATATCCAGGACGGAGCCAGCTATGTGCGCGTCCGGGTCACCCAAGATGACCTTGATGTGAATACGAACGAGACGACGAATCAAGATGATGCCTCAGTGGGGGCCGCCAGCGATGGTGAGGTGGAAGACTATGCAGTTGCGATCGCAGCGGCCTCTACCCCCGTGGGTCCGGCTTGTATTGCACAGGCAAACACAACCTTCAATAGCGCCAACTTCCCGCTCAACCAAGCCCTGCAAGGCTCCACAATACCGCTCCCAACGCCGCTCACATTTAACAACGGCAGCCTCAGCTTCAATACCGAGCTGAGTGGCAGTGCGGCCTTTAACGCCGGCATCCAGGTCCAAAACGATCCGGCTCCTGGCTTTGGCCCTCACCTGTTTGTCCAGAGCAACAATTCCAATAGCTTTCTCAACACCAATAATCAGGCGACGTACGTTTTTTCCTTCCCCACCCCCGTCACTGACTTTGCGATGGTGGCAGGTGGCTTGAACAATGACGATGGCACCTATATCATCGCCACGCTTCGAGGCGTTCCGGTGCAGATCACGGCGGCAAACTTCAGTAATTTAAGTACCGGCATGTCGTTCAGAGATGAGGATGGGGATGGCCAAAGTGATACGGTCGTGAGCCAAAATCAGGACAACGATCCGGGCGTAATCACCAATACCTACAACCTATCCATCCCTGGCCCCATCGATGAGATTAGGGTGGTCACGGGCAAAGAAGATAACAACGGTGGGAACGTTACCCTGGGCTTTCTTTCAATTGAGTATTGTGCCGATCCTGACTATGGCGATGCCCCGCTCACTTATGACGACACAACAGGGGATGGCACCCTAAACAGCAGTGATACTCCCGCCCAGCACACCATTTCTAGCACTCTGCACTTGGGCGCGACCCGACCTGATGCTGAAGCCGCTCCCCAGAGTTCAGCTGCAGCCAACGGTGATGACGCAGTCAATACTCCGGCAGTGGACGATGAAGATGGCATTACCACTTTCCCTGTCCTTGAGCAGACAGACACCAGCTATAGCTTGACAACGACTGTCAACAACACCAACAACGTGCCTGCGAACGTCTACGCCTGGATCGACTTTGATCGGGATGGCGAATTTGACGAGGACGAACGAGCGGCTGACGCGACCGTTGCGGCCAACAGTACGAATGCCCCAGTGAATTTAAGCTGGAGCAATATCGGTAGCTCTGGTCCTGATATCACCGCAGGTGCAAGTTATGTTCGCGTCAGAGTGACGACAGAAGATCTTGATTCAAGTGCCGACACGACCAATCGCGATGATGCATCGGTGGGTTCTGCCCTTGATGGCGAGGTGGAAGATTATGGAGTCACTATTACAGCAGCGGCCGCGAATGATCCCAATCTGCTGCTGGTGAAGCGAATCACCCGCGTTAATGGTCAAACGACCAATGGCAGCACTGACCTTGATGTATACGTCAATGCCCCTGACTATCCCTATGATGACAATGATTTAGACAATCCAGCGCCGAACCCGATTGATACAGAGAACTGGCCCAATACCCCTAACAGCAACACTAGCGGCTTTTTGAGAGGGCAGACGAATGGGGGTGAAACCCAGCCCGGCGATGAGGTTGAATATACAATCTATTTTCTTTCGGATGGAAGCCAAGATGCAGAGGATGTGCAGTTTTGCGATCGCATCCCCAATTCCCAAACCTTTGTCCCCGATACCTTCAATGCAGTCACGCCAGCACCCGGGGGCGGCGCGGGTGCCAATCGCGGCATTCTTGTGGAGTACGACGGCGATACATTCTCCTTCTCTAACGATAATGATGGCGATACCGCGCAGTTCTTCCCGCCAGGAGCAGTACTGCCAGATGTCTGCAGTAACGTGCCCAATCAATCTGAAGATAATGGCGCAGTGGTCGTCAATCTTGGGACGATCCCCCATGCCAACAGCCCAGGTACCCCTAACGATTCCTTTGGCCTCATCCGCTTCCGGGCCGTTGTCAAATAA